The nucleotide sequence GTAAGTCTATTATTTGCACTACTCCAAATAGGAGAAAGACATTTGCTTGGTCAACCATCAAGTATGTCAATCTTATATCACAGGATAGATGGAACTGATAGATATAGATTTACGATCATGTGATCATAGTTCATCTTCATCATTTAatctttataaattttaaataaatacaaaTAGAAAAATTCATGTGAGAGTAGTGTTCACATACTGATTACTAGTTGTTATACTAAAAAGCACTACAACAGCAACAACACAAACAAAATAGTAAATCCTGACTATTTGGGGAGTTGAGCTAAAAATTCAAAAACACACACACTGCCATTTGTATTCATGCAGACCATTTTTCAAAGGACCTTATGGATAATACTAATTTGACAAATTGGACAACCATGTATACAATCTTTATTTGCAATGTACTGCACAGATTTCTGTCCTAAAGAAGTGCAACAAGCTTGGATTCATCGGACGAGAAGAAAGTTTTTATTACATTAGAATGCGGCAACACCACGCTTACAACTGAACCGGGGTGGAAGAGGAGTAGATCCATGGCGTTAATGCATTGTCTACATTTAGCTCGACGGCACTAATGTTTGCACGAAGATAAAGGGAGGAAACGAGTAGAAGCTACAAGGAAAACAGAGATGCAGTTACTGGACGTGGATGACAGACACGGGCATGAACACCTAAACCGCGAATTCCCGTTGGTTATGGCTTGTCATGGTGGTGCAGGGCCTGGTAAGTGGTGTACCCAGACGCCGGACTTTTGTCCCTCCCTCCATCCACCGCCGGCGACGACGATGCGGACGAATCGAGCTCGTCCCTGCCCTCCCATGGCAAGTGGCAGGGAATGTAGTGCGCGTTGGGGCAGAAGACCTTGGGGAGCTTCAGGAACCAGGCGCACTCCTCCGGCGACCTCTGGTGGGGCAGCCACGGAATGCAGTTCTTCCTCACGTCCAACACATTCGAATGGATCAAGCTGATGCAGCTGGGCGCCAAAGACGTGAAGTAGTTGTCGGAGAGGGAGAGGTTGACCAGCTTGCCGTACTTGGCCAGCCGGCACACCACGTCGGGCACCTCCCCGCAGAGCTGGTTCCCCGCCAGGTTGAGCTGCTCCACCTTCTCCAAGCACCCGAAGGAGAGGGGGATTGGGCCGGTGAGCTGGTTGGACCCGGCATCGAACACCGTGGCCTTCTTCAGCAGCCCCACCTCGAAGGGGAGGCAGCCGGAGAGCCGGTTGCCGAGGAACAGGATCTCGATCAGCGTCTCGCAAGCTTTGCCGATGGAGCTAGGGATGGGGCCGGTGAAGTCGTTGTAGGCGAAGGTGATGTAGGCGGCGGGGGTGCTGCCAAGGTTGTCGGGTATGTGCTGGTAGAACTTGTTGTTGTTGAGGAAGAGCACCTGGGTTTGGATGAGGAAGACGGAAGGCGGGAGGGGGCTGGCGAAGCCGTTGTAGCGGAGGTCGAGGAAGGAGAGGTTGACGAGGGGGAGCACGT is from Musa acuminata AAA Group cultivar baxijiao chromosome BXJ3-8, Cavendish_Baxijiao_AAA, whole genome shotgun sequence and encodes:
- the LOC103994663 gene encoding uncharacterized protein At4g06744-like; this encodes MGRRRSFCFSPMQLFLFFSGLLLIPTLSSSSSSTSDRKALEIGIGIGIGGGPPPPPPEAQPRRPPSSPQQPQPCDFENILQYRAYFVIQRFKRTITCDPLNKTDTWSGFKLCNNDGDGYQGFYCETPPNRKNMRTIASVDFNGFKLGAPTVSRFVDQLPDLALFHANSNNLGGTVPYIRTLPFFYELDLSNNDFSGGFPVNVLPLVNLSFLDLRYNGFASPLPPSVFLIQTQVLFLNNNKFYQHIPDNLGSTPAAYITFAYNDFTGPIPSSIGKACETLIEILFLGNRLSGCLPFEVGLLKKATVFDAGSNQLTGPIPLSFGCLEKVEQLNLAGNQLCGEVPDVVCRLAKYGKLVNLSLSDNYFTSLAPSCISLIHSNVLDVRKNCIPWLPHQRSPEECAWFLKLPKVFCPNAHYIPCHLPWEGRDELDSSASSSPAVDGGRDKSPASGYTTYQALHHHDKP